The Solanum lycopersicum chromosome 8, SLM_r2.1 DNA segment TTCTTTGAGCTCTTTTAGTTCTTCAAACATCTCCTCACATGTGGCTGATTCTCTGAGCTCAGTTATTGTCATTTGTTTGATATTTGCTAATGCTTTTTACTGTTCAGGGTCAAATAGCTGGCAGGTGTTTCAATTGGGATGAACAAGTACAAGGTTCGGAGTCCAAGATGGAGGTATATGATCTACAAAGAACTTCTTCTTGATGTTTTCCCAGCGGATAAGTGGAGGACTAAGGAAAAAACCATCCCCTGCTTCAGCCTGCAGAATAGATAGGAAGTATAACTACTTAGAATGTTTATATGGTGAAGTTTCAAAGATTGTGAATCGAAACAGAGACATTCAAGGGTGGTGTATGTGAACATGATGGTTAATATAGTACTGCTTTTGTTTCCGAAGATATAGTACATCTACTATATATGTGAACAATCCAactaattattttcaataacatTCAATAAAGAAACTATAGGCCTTGCATTGTAATACTAACTTTATTTCTACTAAAAGGGTTTCCGGAATTCAAATTCATTCTTTCCTCTGGAAAAGACAGGTAACCTCCATGCgtatttaaattagaattctgTAACACTTTAAGGTTAGAAATTTACAATAGTTTATATAGTCACAGTGATAATTTAGCTATTGTACGACACACCCAACTTTAAGCCACAAGTtagagaataaaatttttaaagttgaCACACTATAGTCTACTAAGGGTGAAAGCTAGAAGGATCTCTGTTAGCTTTCTAAAAGAAATGGagctttactaatcattttcatcatataatccCTATAACTAGTAGGAAGAGGCAATAAATCAGACAAATCAATTGACGATCTTGTCAAATCCTGGATGATGCCATTATTATGTGTAAATAAAGCATATAAAGGAGATGTTTCATTTCTTCCGACTAAGATCAGAGGTGAACCTGATAGACACACAGAGAGTATCCGGAAGTTGTGTCTTTCCAGATCTGAACAAATTGTTCACTCAGTAGAGTTAGGTTAAGTTTTCTAATAGTGCTTCTACCGCAAAGCTAAAGCAATAATCAATACTTGACTGTTACCTAGATTCACCAAAAGGTTTAGTGATTGCTGAAGTTTCTTTCTTCCCTCCTTCAAAAGTTCACATAGAAGAAAGAACAGAATTAGGAGTGATTTTTTGTAAGTAAAAACAATGAGGATTCAATCATATATATGGGACCAAAAAGTTTACCTCTCAAGACATTGTCCAAAGATTGGCTTCTAGTTGTGTTGCTAACAACTGCCTCCCTCTGTAACATATCCAAATGGGACAGACTCattatggcatgtcacacaAGCAAACGAATGAAAGAGTGGATGGACAACGAAAACAAAAATAGTGATTTTATTTCTCACCACCTTGACCGTATTTAATTATTGAGTAACCTCTGTGGATTACTAATTATAATAGAATCAGTCCAACAAACTTTAGTAAGTTCATGTGTGCAGAGGAAAGAAAACATATACTTTGAGTAGAAGAGCATCTATTAGGTTCAGTAATATACCCTAACTAATGAAAAGAGAAAGTGAGTAGCAGTAGAAACATATGGTGTATCATCAACATGAATATGACTGACTATCAGGATTAAAGAGTGAACTTCTGTAACAATGATACTTATCAGAAGAACAGAGATTGAAGACATAGAACTTTATGCATAACAACATGAGttgtttttttcccttttacCTTCTTCATATGCATCATCAAGCCATTGCAGGTGTAGATACCTGCCTCTTGAAACTTCTTCACATCCCCAACATTGATTCCGGGAGAGATCACTGAATAAATTTGGaacaaatttctaattcaactttcaatCATTTTTGGAAGTTTATCAGAATCTTACATGAATTTATATTTGCAGCACACACTATAGCATCATCCTATACCTCAAAGTAGACAGACATCAGGAGGAACATAATactacaaattttatttgaactcTACTAAAATACATTCACAACATCTTAAAATTAAAGGATTATGATACATATGATCAGCAATGAAAATCTAACAAGCAGAAGAGAAAACTGAAACATTGCAAATTATGCTATAAAGATGAGATCAAAACAGAGAGATACACAAGGCGCTGATGAAAAATAGGATCAcactatataaaataatgagCCATCACTATGAGAAACGCAGAAAACAATCTATTATCTCAAATTAATGTGAGCTTTCtttgatatttatgttattcAGATATTTTATCTCCAAACCACAGCTAAATATCTTGTTGACGCATATGAAAATCTTATATCTCTACTATAGCAGTAAGTAGAGGAAACTGGAAACCCTAACATTCTCCACTAAGATAAGGTCAACAAACGCACACTAGcattgattgaatttttgaacAAATGGCTTGAATTATGAGGAAACGGAAACTATATTAACAAAACGAAAGCACAGCTGAAAAAgtgaaattcaaaagaaaatttcttaCGTTTATCAGTAGCTTCAACTAGCTGCAACACTTTTTAAGATCTGAAATCAAATACACATTAGAATCAGagaaaaataacaaactaaATCTATCAAAAACACGAATTGGAAATTTACTTGAATTGTGTCATTTTCAGCATGGAGAGAGTATGCAGAGATGTTGAGACTATAGCTGATTCGCTCGATGAAGAAGATGGTGGTGTTTCGCATGCGttttgaaatatcaaatttttactGCTTTATAAGAAACCGGAACCCGGGAAAAGTTGAATTAGTTGAAATGTAACTGTGTTTTGAGTTCCGATGTTCGGTTTatcacaaatatttttattgattcacatatatttttattattattaaaaaaatgacttacATGTTTCGAGACCGcttcaaagttaaaaaatttaaatttaaattaacttttaGAAAGTCATGTATTTTATCTTTTgcacatataaattattttttgatttatttaattattattatttgaattttttttattctttagtataaaaataacataaattaaaagaaaaagtgtgaatgaaaaaagatttaaaagttctaaaaatatatctttttgcaactgtatataattttagttttaatatccGTAAAAACAATGTTGGAATTGAAATTAAGAATGTCAGTGAAGAGGAGAAAGAAGCTAAGGAAGCTCAAGTTTTGACTACTTGGAAGCTTCTCAATCAAATGAAATTCAGAGACAATATTGGGTCTATATCTTAGTTCGTCCAAATGCAGAATTTTCAACCAAAAGTTAATGTCTCAGCCCAACAACAAATGAAGGCCCATAATTCAATTCTTGACAGCCTTATTTGAGAGATGATTTGGACAAATAAATGAGGACAAATGGATGAACATTAGGCAACAAATGTGCAGATTTTTATGTAACGGATTTGTGTATTTCTTGTACGAAATAGTATATACACAGTTGTATAATTTTGTAGTGAAGTGATAgcaaattaaaattcatacacGTATAGGagttattttgttttcttcttctggatattttgtatatatacatcattGATAAATGAATGAAAGACAAGAAAAAGTTTTCCTTATATACTCTCTAAATTtccacatggtatcagagcaaatCTGAGATCCTCTTTCTCTGTTAgcttttcttcttttccatttttctcACTATTCTTCTTTTTCACTGTCCAACAATGGTGACAGGAACTGTAGTAACTCCTGATAACATTCAAACAACTGGAAATACCTCAAACCCTCTATCAGATCACACTCATCCTTTCTTTCTTCATGCTTCTGATTCCCCTGGAATGAACCTTGTGAACTGACCCTTTAATGGAAAGGGATATGGGGGATGGAAGAGGTCAATCTTGATAACCCTTTCAGCAAAAAATAAGATTGGGTTCATTGATGGTACTCAAAAGGAACTAGCTCCTACTTCACTGATTTCAAACTATGGAGCAGGTGCAATGACATGGTGTTGTCATGGTTGCTCAACTCTCTCTCAAAGGAGATAGCTGACAGTGTCATCTACTCCAGAACAGCCAAAGATCTCTGGTAGGAACTTGAGGACAGGTTTGGGCAAAGTAATGGTGCTCAACTCTATCACCTACAAAAGGAGTTGAGTGATTTAGTGCAATGATCAAATGATATTGCTGGGTATTTCACAAAaatcaagaggttgtgggatgaGCTTGATGCTCTAAACACTTCTGTCAACTGCACATGTGATTGCTAGTGTGGTGGAAAAACAAAAATGGGTAAGTCTCTTCAAGATGAAAGACTGATTCTGTTTCTAATGGGTTTAAATGATGTCTATGCAGCTGGGAAAAGCAATATTTTGATGCTCTCATATTACCTTATGTGAATCATGCTTACTCACTCTTAATGCAAGATGAGAAGAAAAGGGAAGTGTATATGAGCTCACACTATCCAGGGAACCACTCTTGATCAGAAATCTGGATATTATGAAGCCAAACAAAAGAAAACCAATTTGGTGTGCTCAAACTGTAAGAAACCTGGGTTCTGTGAACAAATGCTATAGGATAATAGGCTTTCCTAGTGACTTTAAGTTTACCAAATCTAAGAGATTCCAGGGAAATGTGAAAAGTAATACTGTCTTCATGGAAGGAGCACAAGAACAAAATGGAGCGCATTTTAATGGAGACGGACAGGGGAAGCATTTCACCAAAGATCAATGCTCACAACTCATTCAGATGCTTCAGAATGTGCAAATGAATAAGCCAGAAGAATCACCATGTGATGCAGCAGCTAATGCAGTGACATGTGCTGGTAATGTTTTCAAATCACCTCATAAAATTGTTCAGTTCAAACACCAAACCTGGATACTAGATTCAGGTGCTACACAACACATGTGTTTTTATTCAAAGATCTTCTTAGAACTTAGAAATCTTCAGTCTCCTATCTTTGTTGATCTTCCTAATTCCTATAAGGTCAAGGTCACTCAATTTGGAAGTATCGCTTTGCATCCTAAACTCatcttaaaggatgtcttgtTTGTTCCTTGTTTCGAATATAACCTCATTTCAGTCTACAAGATGTGCAAACAATTAAGTTGTTTACTCATCTTTTCTTCATTTGGATGTTTTATGCAGGGCCCTTCAATGAAGAGGCCTCTGGAATTTGGTGAAGTGAGGACAGGTCTATATATCTTAAAGTCAAGCTTCCAATATCTCAAGGGTTTCGATGGAAGAGCAATTGATTTATCTGAACAAGAGAATTCTAGTTGTCTTTCTGTTTCTAGTACTTTTCCCATTCCTATAAAAAGTAGTTCTGATGTAAGGTTGTGGCACCTTAGATTAGGGCATATGCCATTTCAATCAATGAAGAATGTTTGTTAAACTCTTATTTATCCTCTTCATTTCCATTCTGATTGCAATATCTGTCATTTAGCTAGACAAACAAAATTACCTTTCCAGTCTAGTGAGATTAGTACTAAGAAGATCTTTGAACTGATACATATTGACACTTGGGGTCCATATAAAACCCCTTCACATGATggatacaaatattttttaattatagtgGATGACTATAGTAGATCAACTTGGATTTATCTTTTGAAAACAAAGGGCAATGCTTTCACTATCCTAAAGTATTTTCTCGTGATAATTGAAAGACAGTTTAATATCAAGGTTAAGGTAATTAGATCCGATAATGCACTAGAATTGGGTGGAAGCAATCTATCATCTAAATTTTTTGCATCACAAGGAATCATTCATCAAACTTCACGTACTCACACTcaacaacaaaatggtgttgtGGAGAGAAAGCACAGACATTTCTTAGAGGTATCTAGGGCCTTACTTCATCAGTCAAAACTGCCTATTTCTTATTGGACAGAGTGTTTGTTGACTGCAACATACTTAATAAATCGGTGTCCCTCAAGAATTCTCAAAAACAAGACACCATATGAGATATTATTTGGAAAGCCCCCTAACTACTCATCTCTTAGAAGTTTTGGGTGTTTATGTTATGTTGCCACAATTTCACATAACAGGGACAAGTTTGAGCCTAGATCTATTCCTTGTGTCTTCATAGGTTATCCCTATGGAAAGAAGGGATATAGGGTGCTTGACTTGAAAACTCAAAAGATCATGGTCTCTAGAAATGTCAAGTTCCATGAAAACACATATCCCTTTTATGTTGTTTCAACCTCCTAGACTCCATCTTCAACTTCTATATTCGCTAAAGATACTTCCATAGTTCAGTATTCCCAATATGACAATATGAGTGCATTTCATAACATGTCAGATCGAGAGACATATCTTGCCCCACAACATGTTGATGTGGGATCCACACAAGATAATCTAGAAACTGGGACTTTGCCTGACACATTAGAGAAAAATACTTCAACCTCCACCGTCATCCCAAGAAGGTCGGACAGAACTCACAATAGACCTGCATACTTAGAAGAATATGTGTGCAATTCTAGCAAATTTAACTAAAACTTATTTCAGTCAGCCCGTTGTCCCTTAGCTGTTATTCCTTTGCTAGCCTCTCAACCTCAAACCAACAAGTTTTAAACTCTATTTCTAGTATCACAGAACCAACTTCCTATGCCCAAGCAGAACTACATCCCGGTTGGAAACTAGCTATGGAGACTGAAATTGCAGTACTAATTGAGAATGATACATGGGAAGTAGTAGAATTACCAAAAGGAAGGAAAGCTTTACCATCCAAATGGGTGTATAAGATCAAGCACAATTCTGATGGAAGTATAGAAAGGCTAAAAGGACGATTAGTGATTAGAGGCGACATTCAAAAGGAAGGAATTGACTTTAATGAGACTTTTTCACCGATAGTCAAAATGACAACTATCAGGTGTTTGTTAACTATAGCAGTGAAAAAAGGTTGGGAAATTTCACAAATGGATGTGAATAatgcatttttacatggagagaTTGACGAGGAGATTTTCATGAAACTTCCAAATGGAATGCAATCAATCAATTCGCAACATGTATGCAGCCTCAAAAAGTCCTTGTATGGACTTAGACAAGCTTCAAGACAATGGTACTCCAATTTGGCAGAAGCTTTGAATTCAAAAGGGTTTTCTTCATCACTGAATGATTATTCacttttcttcaaaatataagGTTCTAATATTTGTATCGTCGcagtgtatgttgatgatattattcTCAACAGGAAACAACACAGCAGAGCTACAAAATCTAAAGGACTTCTTGAATTCACAATTCAAGATTAAGGATTTAGGTGATCGACACTATTTTTTAGGACTTGAAATCGTAAGAGAACCAACTGGTATGATTGTAAGCCAAAGAAAGTTTACTCTAGAACTTCTGAATGAGTTTAATAGTGATCATTTACCTCTTGTGACTTCTCCACTCGATCCGTCTTCCTAACTGGATTTTCCACTAGTGAGTTGCTCACTGATCCAACTTCATATCGGAGGCTGCTTGGTAAGCTCAACTATTTTACTCACACTAGACCAGATCTCTCATTTGTTGTACATCATATCAATCAGTACATGCAACAACCAAGAGGTCCTCACTTTGCAGCTGCATTAAGAGTGTTGCGGTATCTTCGTTCAAATCCAAGCCAAGGGTTGTTCCTGTCTGCTAATCCTTCATTCAAATTACTAGCTTTCTGCGATGCAGATTGGGGGTCTTGCCCCAATTCTTGTAAATCCATTAGTGGATTCATTATTAGTCTTGGAGGCTCACCAATATCCTGGAAATCAAAAAAACAAGCTTCTGTTTCTCTGTCTTCCGCTGAAGCAGAGTACAGATCCATGAGAAGAGTAGTTTTTGAAATTACTTGGCTTACTCGATTACTCACATACCTTGGAGCCTCTCCCTCCGTTCCAATTCCCCTTCACTCTGATAGCCAGGCAGCCATTCACATTGCCCGTGATCCAGTTTTTCACGAAAGAACCAAACACGTCGAAATTGATTGCCATTTTGTTCGACAACAATTTCTCTCGGGGTTGATATCTCTTCAATTTGTACCATCTTCCTCTCAGTTTGCAGATATCTTCACCAAACCTTTATCAGGACCCTCTCATCATTCAATTATCGGCAAGTTAGGGATCGCTTCACTCCTCTGCAACATGGGGGGGGGGATGTTGGAATTGAAATTAAGAAAGTCAGTGAAAAGGAGAAAGAAGCTAAGGAAGCTCAAGTTTTGACTACATGGAAGCTTCTCAATCAAATGAAATTCAGAGACAATATTGGATCTATATCTTAGTTGGTCCAAATGCAGAATTTCAACCAAAAGTTAATGTCTCAGCCCAACAACAAATGAAGGCTCATAATTCAATTCTGGATAGCCTTATTTGAGATATGATTTGGACAAATAAATGAGGCCAAATGGATGAACATTAGGCAACAAATATGCAGATTTCTATGTAACGGATTTGTGTATTTCTTGTACGAAATAGTACACACACAACTGTATAATTTTGTAGTGAAGTGATAGCCAATTAAAATTCATACACGTATAGGagttattttgttttcttcttctggatattttgtatatatacatcattGATAAATGAATGAAAGGCAAGAAAAAGTTTTCCTTCTATACTCTCTGAATTTCCATAAACAATTTGTAGTATCTATGATACATTTTACaagaaaataagtgaaaaaataaagttgaacatcaaaataataaactcaaattaatcgacgaataaaaataatcaaaagaaaaaaaacatgtaaaaatgatcaaattcacgcttacatgaaatttttaataataaaattaaacaaaaaaatatcttttcatcTTTGTTAGAGAGAAAAGATATATGTGAACCATTCTTGTAACCACAGAggatatatatatgaattatcgTCATATTCATAACAAGGAATTTATCAAGTCTAAATAGTAACACTCAGTgatatatcaaacaattttaatttcttcattatgTTTTAATAAACTAGtcaacaaaatattataataaacttaatgaTTAGACCTATCTATTCTATTTGTctatatattataaaacatgaatataaatgtccgctaaacaaaaattttattcaaatgcTAAACGATCTTTATACCTTATTAATTATATAGAGAAAGGCTTAAAATATCCCTCAATTATTTGAATTGGTACAAAATTATCATTCATCCATCTTTTGTTCTCCATATATCTTTAACGTTAACTTTTTAGCTCAAATATACCCTTGATGTTGTCGATGATCTCATATTTGCTCTTATTTTTAACAAAGCcctctaaataaaaattatttaatatatatttttattaatctaaCTTATCCAAATTTAAACTCGTCcccaataaataataaaaaccacatataattcattatatcaaaaatattattaatttcatgatatgttacaatttgagttattttaaatcaaccctcaatttattttaactcaaCTCATAACAAAGGATTCAACTAAAATTCATACTCACTCatgatttttcatcttttttcatttatataaattatctGTCAAATATCCAATCGTTTTTTTATCATTCTCtccttttattctttttctaatttcttaCTTAATCACGATATCAGGAACCCTAACTTTAAAATAAACCTACACattcatataattatattattttagtttgtgGTATTATCATGGTGTGTGTatggggagggggggggggctgACGGAtatgagaaaatattatttcattttttattatgaattttggatacatacaaaaaaaaattataacttaatcAAATTGTCTtctattgaaataattatttatgtatgaatGTCATCGTTATTTTACTCCTTTTTCTCTCTTgttttttaagttgaaaaaaattaaaatttacaatGGACAAAAtccaagaagaaaaaatagtgGACTAAccttttttctatttctaatgAAATGTGAATCCATAATCAAGCGAAAGGTATGAGTCCATGTATTAACTTATAtcaaattcttttcatgaaaagggtctgaagtataaaaaaattatgagatttgGTACAATATTACCCTTCATTCACTTTATAGGTCTGAATCATTAGAAATAAGAATATGTTCTAACCAAAAGGTTGTCGTCAAGAGTATTGAAGAGTCAAAAAGTGGATAGAGGGTAGTGTTGTACCAATTCAAATAGTTGATGGTCAATTTAGACCCTTCTCCGTTAATTATATGATGTCTGTAACAATAATGTTAAAAAAAGTGAAAGTGCCGGCCAAGTTTCAAAAAGGTTAGCATATATAAGTTAGAATCCTACAATTATGCAACTtgttattaagaagaaaaatttgtTATATGTACTAATACATCAATACATAGCTGGTAAGAAGCTATTTTTGATTAACGCCAACAAGACTTAGGACGAACACAAGGTTGTACCAAAAGTAAAGTGAATGGTACCAAGAGGGTTGATTTGGTAATTTGACTCCTGGCTTTCTAACTAATATGTATATACATCTGTGAAACACGTGTTCTAGATACGTTATATATACGGTTCCTTTTCATCCATTCTCTGTCCCAAGAAAAAAATGCTCTACAAAATGGAAGGGTTTTGCAAGCCCCTCTATGAAATTCTCAGTTAAACAAGGTATGCACTGTTAATTCCTAGGAttagaaaatcagaaaaataataaaagatgaaagaaaaacaCAATGAACTATCCGAAATCACTGTGtgtttttaagaaatttaatccccttaAGTACCCGAGGTTGCAAATTCCAGATTAACCATTAAAGAAGTAGCagtacctcaaacttcaataatttaaaCGAACTCAAAATGACAACAACGAATCACACACACAGACACGATCGATCgattttattttgtaagaaatataTGCAAAAGAATGGAAGAATTCAATGCTGAAAAATGAGAGACaacctctctatttatagtcaacaaagggtaaaggtcacaactcttagGAAAGAAGACAACCTTCCAGAAAGGTCACAACACTCTGGAAAAGATGCAACATTTcaaaaagtcacaaccctttagaaaggacacaacctttcataaaggtCACAACCCTTCGGCAAAGTGACAATACTTCAGGAGAGTCATAACCCTTCATTTTTCGTTCACacctttaaaacccaacaaaccCCCACATAAATAGGGaatgactattttttttaaaacatatgcatgaaaaaccGTGTGATCATAATTAAGGGTTATTCGCATTTGGATAAGTATGTTTCTCTTCAAATTTTCCGTAGCaaaacatatatcggatatactcggtaaatcggtagatttgatatctttgaaccatcgatctttggtgtatacctagacaacataagtcacacaatcaaccgTTGAACTGTTCTTGGTTCTCATGGTTTTGTTCATTTCAGCCACGAACACATCTCGAATAATAAGTGCTTAGAGAAttggccttaccggattctccttgaagcggcttacacttcacattTAAATAGgtaatttctatatatgttatCCCGTAgaatacaccatttgatatacCTTAtgtcaaacttagaaaccatttaAGTTCTAATGCATTTATCCttgttactaaacattgtcttaTCATGAGAATgtaccataaaaaataatactttgaAAATGTTGAACCATCATTAATGACTTTGTTTGATCTCCTTTAATCAGGATCTTGGGATCttcagtcttctaggtagagttaccgctacaatgacttgttctcggccatagtaCCATTCCCTTTGATAATCTATCAAGTTAGGCCTTTTATAAGTTGACCCGAcatattatcttttgactttcatagtcaattatgataattccactagagtgAAGTTTTCTAACGATATTATGTCTACGTCATTTATGAAGAGACCTTCCGTTATACATCATACTCCATGCCAACCTATTGCAAATTAACTCTCACGGTGTATGCATACTGGAGCTCAAGGTTTAGACCGAAAACCTTTCAATAAACTTTGGAGtcattcaacttcttcactGCCTTTTCTAGAGTGATAACGTCAGATGTCATATTAGAGTGagtgatacatttttgtttgaAAGATTTTCAAGAGACTTCTCCTCCACCAAAAGTAAATACACatccactcgtggattttatttcatttgactTGGTTATTCAATTTGAATCACTATATTCTTCCAATACTTTTGAGTACTAGTTATAatgcaaaataataatttgttaaGTATGTTTTTACATACTCAAAATTCTTTTCATTGTCATCCAATGAGTTTGATCGAGATTACATGTGAACCGACTTAGTTTACTAATAAcacatgctatatctgatcGTGTATACTTCATCACATATATCATACTTCTCAATACTCTAGTCAAATCATATACTAGTAAAGAGAGACTCAACGaccacaatatcaaatatactccaagaatttggtgggtctaacataatacaagaatgtcatcaaatttcatatcttatactttcaaatttaaattagatagcaagtctaattttgtatttatcaCAAGTAAAGAATCCccacattttaaatatgttctcaaaaatatttttcaagtatttgaaattatttttcacatatttttccCATGCTTTTAAATTGTATAGCATCAAAATACATATTGACAATACGAAGCCTTCTTTAGGAGatttaatacataaaaacaCCCTTTGCAAACACAAAAATCACTAATTTTTTTGTCACTAGTGCTTTTTTCCCTTTCTGTCACAAGTAAACAGACCACTTAGTAATTAGAATACTAACAATAAAGATTCAATATTTATACAACTTGTTTCTAGTTTAACGATGAAgttcttatatttttgtaatcG contains these protein-coding regions:
- the LOC104645255 gene encoding meiotic recombination protein DMC1 homolog; the protein is MMHMKKREAVVSNTTRSQSLDNVLRGGKKETSAITKPFGESRSGKTQLPDTLCVSIRLKQGMVFSLVLHLSAGKTSRRSSL